The Fusobacterium polymorphum genome segment TAACCAAAGGAAGAAAGTATTGCTTCTTCCCTTTCTCTCATAAGTTTTTTATCATCTTCTTCTATATGGTCATAGCCTAAAATATGTAAAATTCCATGTGTCAAAACATAATAAAATTCTCTTTCAAATGAATGATTATATTCACTTGCTTGTTCCTCAACTCTTTCTAAGGAAATGATAATATCTCCCAAAGTATCATAAGGTCCAATATTAAAATCTTCTGTTTCATGATATGCAAAAGAAATAACATCAGTAGGGGCATCTTTATCCCTATACTCACGATTGATAACTTGGATATTTTCATTATTAGTTAGCAAAAGTGAAAGGTAAAGAGGTCTGTCAGATTCAACTTTCTCTAACTCTAAAACTTTTTTTATATAATTTTCAAGATGATTATTTTCATAAAGGGTGTCTATGAACATATCATATTTTTCATTTTGTAAATCAGAACTAAAATCAACAATTAACTCCATATTATCTTCTTCCTTTTTATTTTTGTCCTGGATATTTTATTCTTTCATGGTAAATAGCACCAAAAGTTTTTAGGAAAGAATTTACTATAATTTCAACTTCTCTAAATGTAATATTGGCATC includes the following:
- the ybeY gene encoding rRNA maturation RNase YbeY, with the protein product MELIVDFSSDLQNEKYDMFIDTLYENNHLENYIKKVLELEKVESDRPLYLSLLLTNNENIQVINREYRDKDAPTDVISFAYHETEDFNIGPYDTLGDIIISLERVEEQASEYNHSFEREFYYVLTHGILHILGYDHIEEDDKKLMREREEAILSSFGYTRDK